Proteins encoded together in one Salarchaeum sp. JOR-1 window:
- a CDS encoding nucleotidyltransferase domain-containing protein — protein MESRSNTDGGNGATISVDIPAQDADIFKSQAVHDILSFLTRYHTDEFSITELTDTVDYSQPTVTKAVDILAANDLVTDRRDGNTRLVQINPERLSRPDDPILHIPQAEFHTPVRTAVDELVEQLDDIVGIMLYGSVARGDADRRSDIDLWVLVEDDRMANQRTANRVRQDLEDQEFDTGRYAYEIDVESLPAVPSYTDELRDVLGDGLVVYDSEKFETVREMVFHGDLDE, from the coding sequence ATGGAAAGCAGATCGAATACTGACGGAGGAAATGGGGCGACGATATCGGTCGATATCCCCGCACAGGACGCGGACATATTCAAAAGTCAGGCCGTCCACGACATTCTCTCCTTTTTAACTCGCTATCATACCGACGAGTTCTCCATCACCGAACTGACGGACACAGTAGACTACTCCCAACCGACCGTCACCAAGGCCGTCGATATCTTAGCCGCCAACGACCTCGTGACCGACCGGCGCGACGGGAACACGCGGCTGGTCCAAATCAACCCCGAACGGTTATCCCGGCCGGACGATCCGATCCTGCACATCCCGCAGGCCGAATTCCACACACCAGTCCGTACAGCCGTCGATGAATTAGTCGAACAACTCGACGACATCGTCGGGATTATGCTGTACGGGAGTGTCGCGCGTGGCGACGCTGACCGTCGGAGTGACATTGACCTGTGGGTCCTCGTCGAAGACGACCGGATGGCGAATCAGCGAACCGCGAACCGCGTTCGACAAGACCTCGAAGACCAAGAATTCGACACCGGCCGGTACGCATACGAAATCGACGTCGAATCACTGCCAGCAGTCCCGAGCTACACTGACGAGCTCCGTGACGTACTCGGCGATGGCCTCGTCGTCTACGACTCGGAGAAATTCGAGACCGTCCGAGAGATGGTCTTCCACGGTGATCTCGATGAGTAG
- a CDS encoding DNA-binding protein, protein MDALAAAIDAFNEEGYGVPTREDAINSDADWKTQLTKACRLLTAVDTLSDQGFYTATIELCFGATERSVEAYALAEGGDDLEDFHDHTTCYDRATALGLLFEPTTRDLRQLYDTNRTDSYYGGWRPTARQAETMQQLARSVHEYVTDQIREGGVCVCDSLD, encoded by the coding sequence GTGGACGCTCTCGCCGCAGCCATCGACGCCTTCAACGAAGAAGGATACGGTGTCCCAACGCGCGAAGACGCAATCAATTCCGACGCCGACTGGAAAACCCAGCTGACGAAAGCATGCCGGCTGCTGACGGCGGTCGATACACTCTCCGATCAAGGCTTCTACACCGCGACAATCGAACTGTGCTTCGGCGCGACCGAACGCTCCGTCGAAGCCTACGCCCTCGCCGAAGGCGGCGACGATCTTGAGGACTTTCACGACCACACCACCTGCTACGACCGCGCAACCGCCCTCGGTCTCCTCTTCGAGCCAACGACACGTGACCTCCGGCAACTGTACGACACCAACCGCACAGACAGTTACTACGGCGGCTGGCGTCCGACAGCACGCCAAGCGGAGACAATGCAGCAACTCGCTCGTAGCGTCCACGAGTACGTCACCGACCAGATCCGGGAAGGCGGTGTCTGCGTCTGTGACTCTCTGGATTGA
- a CDS encoding HNH endonuclease, translated as MLVSNDSGISQHDDPWEDTLAVNAGYISYWGDAKADNPYDESAQNQKIKAAFDNAAAGRRENVPPVLVFRKPESGVVEFCGLCVPDHLDVRAYRAEDGTQVPNYQFHFSILNTNAVPVTWLHERAQQNDDSAAPDVWQQWVQAGEVAQWPTGEPLNQSGRVRRYETSEVTVSDAFRADTLERYGHECALTGIREDALLDLAHVLPRSQHPDLAEHPENVLVLNSLHHRAFDAALFTIDSDYRIRTSPSFDPAHPFLRETILDRHGDQLSFPPTVEIRPSFLEELNAGLSWL; from the coding sequence GTGCTCGTCTCGAACGATAGCGGCATCTCCCAGCACGACGACCCGTGGGAGGACACCCTCGCTGTCAACGCCGGGTACATCAGCTACTGGGGCGACGCGAAAGCGGACAACCCCTACGACGAGTCTGCGCAGAATCAGAAGATCAAAGCCGCCTTCGACAACGCCGCGGCTGGTCGGCGCGAGAACGTCCCGCCGGTTCTCGTCTTCCGCAAACCCGAATCAGGCGTCGTCGAGTTCTGCGGCCTCTGCGTTCCCGATCACCTTGACGTGCGCGCGTACCGTGCTGAGGACGGGACGCAAGTCCCGAACTACCAGTTCCACTTCTCAATCCTCAACACCAACGCCGTCCCCGTCACGTGGTTGCACGAGCGCGCTCAGCAGAACGACGACAGCGCGGCACCCGACGTCTGGCAGCAGTGGGTCCAAGCCGGAGAGGTCGCCCAGTGGCCGACCGGGGAGCCCCTCAACCAGAGCGGTCGGGTGCGCCGGTATGAGACGTCCGAAGTCACTGTGAGCGACGCCTTCCGGGCAGACACGCTCGAACGCTACGGTCACGAGTGCGCCCTGACTGGCATTCGAGAAGATGCGTTGCTGGATCTCGCGCACGTCCTCCCCCGGAGTCAGCACCCTGACTTAGCCGAACACCCGGAGAACGTTCTCGTGTTGAACTCACTGCACCACCGCGCGTTCGACGCCGCGCTGTTCACCATCGACAGCGACTACCGCATCCGAACGAGTCCCTCATTCGATCCGGCTCATCCCTTCCTCCGCGAAACTATTCTCGACCGGCACGGCGACCAACTCTCGTTCCCACCGACTGTTGAGATTCGGCCATCGTTCCTCGAAGAACTCAACGCGGGTCTCTCATGGCTCTAA
- a CDS encoding HEAT repeat domain-containing protein, with translation MTVDGPLEALHPVPYERLADPLTGAAFAAVRKQLEDDPGSVDEDTLRTMLSDAVADTETVDRREALRLAMTTVEHRDDARDVAVEATVALLADEPSALDRAALQVLHEAATDDPAVLNEYVGDLAAYASQDSMSQAAATRCLMEVAEADPANVLDAVPALEAAATAETEATQSYAVYALSCVAEAYPEEVFPAIDALIEAMQSEDETTQTNALAALGKIASNYPDAAEAIVEELVAVLDADAKRVRNNAVGLLGDLAQEHPAVVIEYADRIAARLDDTNIQARVNASIALQRAGEADPAAIRAQQDRLAAALQDPSPEVRANVCSLIGNANVSVPIEELEDVKENDLDETVRERAAWAISRLN, from the coding sequence TTGACGGTTGACGGACCACTAGAGGCGTTGCATCCGGTTCCGTACGAGCGTCTCGCGGATCCACTCACGGGGGCGGCGTTCGCGGCGGTTCGAAAACAGCTCGAAGACGACCCCGGGTCGGTGGATGAGGACACACTTCGGACGATGCTGTCTGACGCGGTCGCGGACACGGAAACCGTTGATCGCCGTGAAGCGCTCCGCTTGGCAATGACCACAGTAGAGCACCGGGACGACGCCCGCGATGTTGCTGTTGAGGCGACGGTCGCGTTACTGGCTGACGAGCCGTCGGCGCTCGACCGAGCGGCGCTCCAAGTACTCCACGAGGCAGCGACGGACGACCCAGCGGTGCTGAACGAGTACGTGGGAGACCTAGCGGCGTATGCGAGTCAGGACTCGATGTCCCAGGCTGCCGCGACGCGTTGCTTGATGGAGGTCGCGGAGGCGGACCCGGCCAACGTCCTCGACGCCGTCCCGGCCTTGGAAGCGGCGGCGACGGCAGAGACGGAGGCAACGCAGAGTTACGCGGTGTACGCACTGTCCTGCGTCGCGGAAGCGTATCCTGAGGAGGTGTTTCCGGCGATTGATGCTTTGATCGAGGCGATGCAAAGTGAGGATGAGACGACGCAGACGAATGCGTTAGCGGCGCTCGGGAAGATCGCGTCGAACTATCCGGATGCCGCAGAAGCCATTGTGGAGGAACTGGTGGCGGTACTGGACGCTGACGCGAAACGCGTTCGGAATAATGCGGTCGGATTGCTCGGCGATCTTGCGCAGGAACATCCAGCAGTCGTGATTGAGTATGCTGATCGGATCGCTGCGCGGCTGGACGACACCAATATTCAGGCGCGTGTGAACGCGTCGATCGCACTTCAGCGAGCAGGGGAGGCAGATCCGGCGGCGATTCGAGCCCAGCAGGATCGGTTAGCGGCTGCGTTGCAGGATCCGAGTCCGGAAGTCCGGGCGAACGTGTGCTCGCTGATCGGGAATGCGAACGTGAGCGTGCCTATCGAGGAACTTGAGGACGTGAAAGAGAACGACTTAGACGAGACAGTGCGCGAACGAGCAGCCTGGGCGATTTCACGGCTGAACTGA
- a CDS encoding APC family permease: protein MVEKLGLKEVVAMGVGGMVSGGIFAALGVAMQQAGNAVPISYILAGGITLLTAYSYIELTLYFEENGGAFSFVEHVVDNPHIAGFFGWVLIAGYIGTMAMYAFAFGAYSVGLLEDVLGVGMPWFARPAISVGVVVSLIGVNLVGVRESGFLQDVLVYIKAAFLLGIAVLGVLAFEGDFPDFARFFNEGLISPITGFAIIFVSYEGFQLLTYDYNDIENARKNLRRGMYISIITAIVIYVSVSFMATLHLTPTIVQKYGEYALAKAVVPFLGSIGFVAVVVTAIQSTASGINATLFGSSRLAHRIATENELPRLFSFRNKKDIPTYALLVTGGLTAVLTAVGSLKQIVEFGSIAFLIADSAANYTALRLAKETGIRRSIPLIGLLGTVVALPLVLFHLYITEFHILVSIVGLFTALLLLEFLYIEREQVEWAAKSVEEDLHLEK, encoded by the coding sequence ATGGTCGAAAAGCTCGGGCTGAAAGAGGTTGTGGCGATGGGTGTCGGCGGGATGGTTTCGGGCGGGATATTCGCTGCTCTTGGGGTTGCGATGCAGCAAGCCGGTAACGCTGTCCCGATATCCTACATCCTCGCTGGCGGTATCACGCTTTTGACCGCCTACTCTTACATCGAACTCACGCTTTACTTCGAGGAGAACGGCGGTGCGTTCTCATTCGTCGAACACGTCGTTGACAACCCCCACATAGCAGGGTTCTTCGGCTGGGTGCTAATCGCTGGTTATATCGGGACTATGGCCATGTACGCGTTCGCCTTCGGGGCGTACTCGGTCGGGCTTCTGGAAGATGTGCTGGGTGTCGGGATGCCCTGGTTTGCACGTCCTGCGATATCGGTGGGTGTAGTCGTGTCGCTCATTGGGGTAAACCTGGTGGGAGTGCGGGAGTCGGGATTCCTCCAGGACGTCCTGGTATACATCAAGGCCGCGTTTCTGCTCGGGATCGCGGTTCTCGGTGTACTGGCCTTCGAGGGAGATTTCCCGGATTTTGCCAGGTTCTTCAATGAGGGCCTGATTAGCCCGATAACCGGATTCGCAATCATCTTCGTGTCCTACGAAGGATTCCAACTCCTGACCTATGACTATAATGACATTGAGAACGCGAGGAAAAACCTTCGCCGTGGAATGTACATTTCGATTATTACTGCCATCGTCATCTACGTCTCGGTATCGTTTATGGCCACCCTCCACCTCACACCCACGATAGTGCAGAAATACGGGGAGTACGCCCTGGCAAAGGCGGTTGTGCCGTTCCTCGGCAGTATCGGTTTCGTGGCGGTCGTGGTTACCGCAATACAGAGCACAGCGTCGGGTATCAACGCCACATTGTTCGGGTCGTCACGGCTCGCACACCGTATAGCAACCGAGAACGAACTTCCGCGGCTTTTCTCGTTCAGGAACAAGAAGGACATCCCTACATACGCACTCTTGGTTACAGGAGGGTTGACTGCAGTTCTTACAGCGGTTGGCAGTCTGAAACAGATAGTCGAATTCGGATCCATAGCCTTCCTCATAGCGGACAGCGCCGCCAACTACACCGCGCTCCGCCTCGCCAAGGAAACCGGGATCCGCAGGAGTATCCCGCTGATAGGCCTACTAGGAACTGTAGTCGCTCTTCCTCTTGTCCTCTTTCACCTTTACATCACGGAGTTCCATATTCTCGTCTCAATCGTCGGTCTCTTCACCGCGTTGCTTTTACTAGAGTTCCTATACATCGAGCGGGAGCAGGTGGAATGGGCTGCAAAAAGCGTGGAGGAAGACCTCCACCTCGAAAAGTGA
- a CDS encoding ADP-ribosylglycohydrolase family protein — MDGDNARGVLLGLACGDALGRPVEFAAASEISAEYGRLDEMVGHGTWNQPAGTITDDTEQALCIARSLVEHQGFDPADVAERFVAWYESDPFDIGRMTMRTLSRLKHGDTWDEAGQHVWEQSREGQNAGNGSVMRCPPLAIPYATDWEHLVEVSRQSSQITHADPRCTYGCAILNLTVAGLLEGTSTPLRDALDYVDASAPDELVAALRPLAQGDTPGSLETSGYVVHSLQTALHDGLGCDSLEEAIVTAVNRGGDTDTIGAIAGAVAGARFGASSLPDRWLRTIGEADELETLAEQLVEVA, encoded by the coding sequence ATGGATGGAGACAACGCTCGCGGGGTGTTGTTGGGGCTTGCGTGTGGGGATGCGCTTGGGCGACCGGTTGAGTTCGCCGCGGCGTCGGAGATCAGCGCAGAGTACGGCCGTCTTGACGAGATGGTCGGGCACGGCACGTGGAATCAGCCCGCTGGAACGATCACGGACGACACCGAGCAGGCGCTGTGTATCGCGCGAAGCCTCGTCGAACACCAGGGGTTTGACCCAGCGGATGTCGCCGAGCGGTTCGTGGCGTGGTACGAGAGTGACCCGTTCGACATCGGGCGGATGACGATGCGGACGCTCAGTCGCCTCAAACACGGCGACACCTGGGACGAGGCAGGCCAACACGTGTGGGAACAGAGTCGAGAAGGACAGAACGCCGGGAACGGCAGCGTGATGCGGTGCCCACCGCTCGCTATCCCATACGCGACCGACTGGGAGCACCTTGTCGAAGTGAGCCGCCAGTCCTCACAAATCACCCATGCTGATCCGCGGTGTACCTATGGCTGCGCGATTCTGAACCTCACAGTGGCTGGTCTCCTGGAAGGCACAAGTACGCCATTGCGGGATGCCCTGGACTACGTCGACGCGAGTGCACCGGACGAACTCGTGGCTGCGCTCAGGCCGCTCGCTCAAGGGGACACTCCTGGTTCGTTGGAGACATCGGGCTATGTCGTGCACTCGCTCCAGACAGCACTCCACGACGGACTCGGCTGTGACAGCCTCGAGGAGGCGATTGTGACGGCGGTGAATCGCGGTGGTGATACCGATACGATTGGTGCGATCGCGGGCGCGGTGGCTGGCGCGCGGTTCGGAGCGTCTTCCCTTCCTGATCGATGGTTGCGTACTATTGGTGAAGCCGACGAGCTCGAAACGCTGGCTGAGCAACTCGTGGAGGTGGCGTGA
- a CDS encoding CBS domain-containing protein — protein MPRDLHDCTAAELATHSVESLDRDTAPSDAAAWLTENGYDAAPVYADDDPVGFIHKDDVTTDDDGDTLDDHLTPLTIDYMISGDAAFPAVLDALIEHPVYFLGSHNNVTGILTRADLNTAPARIYLFDRITYLEEHLRELILDQAPNWKDTPVTPQELDDIHDRYEDAQAANVALDEIHYAQFSTLETIVTSVEACWEPCGFTNKGTAETRLHDVTDLRNDVAHANLLIENTDSNDFLTEGRTTDNLYNTLDTITDILDNLQDAGYHP, from the coding sequence ATGCCCCGCGATCTCCACGACTGCACCGCGGCCGAACTCGCCACACACTCCGTCGAATCCCTCGACCGCGACACCGCTCCAAGTGACGCTGCCGCGTGGCTCACCGAGAACGGCTACGACGCCGCCCCAGTCTACGCTGACGACGACCCAGTCGGCTTCATCCACAAGGACGACGTCACCACAGACGACGACGGCGACACTCTCGACGACCACCTCACTCCACTGACCATCGACTACATGATCAGCGGCGACGCCGCCTTCCCCGCCGTCCTCGACGCCCTCATCGAACACCCCGTCTACTTCCTCGGCAGCCACAACAACGTCACCGGCATCCTCACCCGCGCCGACCTCAACACCGCCCCCGCACGCATCTACCTCTTCGACCGCATCACCTACCTCGAAGAACACCTCCGCGAACTCATCCTTGACCAAGCACCGAACTGGAAAGACACGCCCGTCACCCCACAGGAACTCGACGACATACACGACCGATACGAAGACGCCCAAGCCGCCAACGTCGCCTTAGACGAGATTCACTACGCACAATTCTCCACGCTCGAAACCATCGTCACCAGCGTCGAAGCCTGTTGGGAACCCTGCGGCTTTACCAACAAAGGAACCGCTGAGACTCGCCTCCACGACGTCACCGACCTCCGCAACGACGTCGCCCACGCCAACCTCCTCATCGAAAACACCGACAGCAACGACTTCCTCACCGAAGGCCGCACCACGGACAACCTCTACAACACCCTCGACACCATCACCGACATCCTCGACAACCTGCAAGACGCTGGCTACCACCCGTGA
- a CDS encoding HNH endonuclease: protein MSTTESRSHDDASGTEESNNDTPSGQRSPHECHETVDPETRREVLATYEHRCQSCGRRGPEKGGLATLHVHHIERDPDEMSEHDLENLTLLCRSCHTWLHQQSTPEDSPVEITEADQSVLLPQDIEILRYLAEQGPTRTGDIVSGVPTDLSVSAVRERLWVLMGLDNLVESRDQQIVDKDVETGEWGLTEQVENSARGHIPDDPQLLLQRMEDEQVRQALERGCDRSDVIEVLGVSRRTTFNKHKRACAYDFPLDAFARGGRPADGTRSEQPSVTTDTAEEAGDEQQRLDAVADQSPESGEETGMADDLEPGSDAHVVDEERESGGQDADGVDEELRGRLQQAIDALQEVDETLRT, encoded by the coding sequence ATGTCAACGACAGAGTCACGAAGTCACGACGACGCGAGCGGAACAGAGGAGTCGAACAACGACACGCCGTCTGGGCAGCGGAGTCCGCATGAGTGCCACGAGACGGTCGATCCGGAGACACGGCGGGAGGTGCTCGCCACGTACGAGCATCGGTGCCAGTCGTGCGGGCGGCGCGGCCCGGAGAAAGGCGGGTTAGCGACGCTGCACGTCCACCACATCGAACGCGACCCGGACGAGATGAGCGAGCACGACCTGGAGAACCTGACGCTGCTGTGCCGGTCCTGTCACACGTGGCTGCACCAGCAGTCCACGCCCGAAGACTCGCCGGTCGAGATCACGGAAGCGGATCAGAGCGTGCTGCTCCCGCAGGATATCGAGATCTTGCGGTACCTGGCAGAGCAGGGGCCGACCCGGACGGGCGACATCGTCTCCGGAGTTCCGACTGACCTGTCGGTGTCAGCGGTCCGTGAGCGGTTGTGGGTGCTGATGGGGTTGGACAATCTCGTCGAGTCGCGCGACCAGCAGATCGTGGACAAGGACGTCGAGACCGGGGAGTGGGGGCTCACCGAGCAGGTCGAGAATTCGGCGCGCGGCCACATTCCGGACGATCCGCAGTTGCTGTTGCAGCGGATGGAAGATGAGCAGGTCCGGCAAGCGCTCGAACGTGGATGTGACCGCAGCGATGTCATCGAGGTGCTGGGCGTGTCGCGCCGCACGACGTTCAACAAGCACAAGCGCGCTTGTGCGTACGATTTCCCGCTGGATGCGTTCGCGCGCGGTGGCCGACCGGCTGACGGTACCCGCTCGGAGCAGCCTTCCGTCACGACCGACACCGCAGAGGAAGCCGGCGATGAACAGCAGCGACTTGATGCGGTTGCCGACCAGTCCCCGGAGTCAGGAGAGGAAACGGGAATGGCAGACGATCTCGAGCCGGGGTCGGACGCCCATGTCGTCGATGAGGAGCGGGAGTCTGGTGGGCAGGACGCGGATGGTGTTGACGAGGAGTTGCGCGGTCGTCTGCAACAGGCGATTGACGCGCTTCAGGAGGTGGACGAGACGCTTCGCACATAG